Part of the Sander lucioperca isolate FBNREF2018 chromosome 1, SLUC_FBN_1.2, whole genome shotgun sequence genome is shown below.
AGTTCTTTTCAAATGCTTTCAGGGAACTCAAATGTGTGATTGTTCTCCAGATAGACCTTGTGTTGAAAGCATGTCTCAGAACCAAAGCAATAGCTGCTGGCAATGTCAAATCAACAGCTTGCTGAGCAGTGTAACCTATTTGAAATGTTGTtgtgataataataatcttctgttttctctgtttttttttcgctTAATATTGaagttgtgtcttttttttctttgctgctgaatttctctcctcttcttaGTTCAGAGAGTAAATTTGTCCAGTTCTTATCAGGTTATGTTTACAGAGGAAGATGTGAAATTCTACCTTGCAGAGCTGGCCCTGGCCCTCAACCACCTGCACAGCCTGGGCATAGTTTACAGAGATCTCAAGCCAGAGAAGTATGAATCCTAGACCTCTCCTTCACATTTTGACCACTCACACTCAAACCCCCACAGTCATCTTCCAACGCATTCCATCTTACCTATAGATATTTGTTCTTGCTGATGATTTTTGACTTGCACATATAAACTGAACAACTCCGTCCGTTATCACATGCCATAAGCATTACTCCTTATTTCAGAAAGTTGATAAATGTTTCAGGCATTACTCTaacatttaaaattgaaaatgttttttattatttattattttacttgGACATTGTTTTTGAACCATAAGACATTCATGTccgacccccccccctccatatTTCCTATAATAAATTAGTGAATGGCTGAAAGGAGTTAGACCTAAAAGCAAAATGATTGTCTTAAGTCATAAAGAGGAAATTATGCTGAGATCATTTACATAATTACCCATATGCTGTATGCATAAAACATAGccaaaaagttgtttttagCAGATGTTGTGAAGTGATGTTTAATCTTTAATGACAGATAGCTGATGAGAATTCAAAGGACATTTGTTTTTCATCATCTAAAAGAAAATCCATTCATAGTGTGCTCATTTCTCCAACTCCATGGTATTGGAGTCCAGCATGTAGCATCATGCAGTTCTCTTCAGGATGACTGTGTTGCAGTGTTTTTCTGTACTTGATATGCGACCTTCACCATATACAGCCGATCCTTTTATGTTTCACAACTCATTTCTGCCCATAATAACTGTCACACAGACTCGTACCAGCTAACACATTCTTGACTTGAGTCCAGCCTGAATAGTTTCAGAATCTGTGACTGGATGTGTCCATTGTGGCTTTGAATGGAGTATTCTGATCTGTTATTTCTCATGATCAGCAGTCCATTGGAAACCTGCAGAATTTAGAAGAAGAATAGATTTGCAAAGATGTCCTAACACCTCTGGGTGATTAAATACTGtcattgttgtattgttgttttgaagCTCACCTCCTTGGAAAACCTCTTATTGTCTTTCAGCATCTTACTTGATGAAGCTGGACACATAAAGTTAACAGGTATGTTTTTGACTTGAtgcttttaaatgtactttttttttttttttttttttttttaattcaaaagaGTAATCGAATAGCCTAATCTAGTTAATAGCCTGTAATTAAACTTGTATTATATTAAATGTCTTTACTGAGAAACGATTCATGACCCCATGTTTGTTCGTAGGCTGGCTTTCCTCCGCAGCTtattttacgttttttttttttgcaaacccCTAAAAGCATAAAAGTTCCGTATAGTATAACTATTGCATGGGATTGTTCAGTCAGCTGTGTATCTTACCATGTTTTTGCTTTGCATTGCTGTGTATGCAGACTTTGGTTTGAGTAAAGAGTCTGTAGATGTTGATAAGAAGGCGTATTCCTTCTGTGGTACGGTGGAGTATATGGCCCCTGAGGTGGTCAACAGgagaggacacacacagagtgcagaCTGGTGGTCTCTGGGAGTACTTATGGTACAGAAACTTCTTTTTGTTTGCTTTGACATGTATATGAACTGATAAGAAAAAAATCCTGTTGATTATATTCCCTTTTCTTTCATTGTGTGTTTGCAGTTTGAGATGCTAACGGGGACATTACCGTTCCAAGGGAAAGACCGCAATGAGACCATGAACATGATTCTCAAGTGAGTCATTAGGCACTGCATGATTAAGACACTCAAAGTGTGACAGAAGTGAGACAAGTTTTGATTTATAAGTAATGATGAACCgtggctttttctttttgtccataTCTACCTGTCGCTCTCTGCTCGTTTTCGCCCTCCAGAGCTAAGTTGGGAATGCCCCAGTTCCTAAGTCTGGAAGCCCAGAGTTTGCTGAGAATGCTGTTCAAACGAAACCCTTCTAACAGACTAGGTAAGGTGCATTAAAGTCTGTTGGGTGAGCGTGTAGACCTGTtagaataaaagaaaacaaggtGTTGTTGATCTGCGCATTGCGCCACTCGCTTAGCTTGAGCTTGTTAACATTCTGGCATCCACTAAAATCACATGCTGGAACCCGCTGTGAGaagaatgtgtgaatgtgttgatcctctgaaaacaataaaatgacaaacgTGCCAGGGTAACTGAACCAGAGTGATCTGTGTCTTTAGGGGCTGGGCCCGACGGAGTGGAGGAGATCAAACGCCACACTTTCTTTTCCACCATCGACTGGAAtgtgagcgcacacacacacacacacacacacacacacacacacacacacacacacacacccctctcaTTTCTCACAGACCCATGTAAGTCTCCAGCTTCTGTTGAGGATTCACACCTAACAAACGGTTGGCTTGGTGAGTTCTGGCCATCATTCTTGGCCACGCCAActatagtttgtgtgtgtgtgtgtgtgtgtctgggcagAGGGCCAGTTCTCACTGTGTGTGCACTAATAGCCCTGCGTGAGTGTTTAGGAGCCTGCAGGATGCTATTTGCTAGACCGTGCTGTAGAGGGATGGGAGCGGGTTAATCTGGGAGGGGGCTTCTCGCTCCCATATGTTCACACACTGCAAACAGCCTGTGGTGGGGTTTGATTTTCtaacatgtacagtatttgtgttTACTGTATGCGTTTCCTTCTGCAGAAACTGTACAGGAGAGAGCTCCAGCCCCCATTCAAGCCTGCAGCGGGTAAACCCGATGACACGTTCTGCTTTGACCCCGAGTTCACCGCTAAAACGCCTAAAGGTAAATGATCCAAacctacacacgcacacacgcgcacacacgcacacgctctGTTCACATGCTTTTGAGATTAAAAACAACAGCCACTCCTGCAGCCATGGAAACTGCGACTCAGCACTGACTACAAGAAATAACTCCCATTTTCAGTGGGTGTCtgtatgttaaaatgtctatatTATGAATTCTCTCTGTATGTTCAGACTCCCCAGGTATTCCTCCCAGTGCTAACGCCCACCAGCTCTTCAAAGGCTTCAGTTTTGTCGCTCCAAACCCTATGGATGAGAACAAGAGCTCCCCGCTGCTCAGCATACTCCCTATAGTGCAGGTGAACACACACTGTGCAAATGTCCTCTATCACAATTTACACTAATTCATTCTTAGCATATTAACTCATAGACATGAAGATCACACACAGATATTCTTATACTTTTAAGCATTTGTATGAAGCTCAATTGGTGTGCAAAAGTTACAGAATAATTTCATTCATCTCCAACAGTGGACTTGCCACATTGCAACACAACTAGCTAACTAACTAGAAGTGTCTACCACTTTACTGTGGAGCTTTACACAGATTCCATCTTGCAAGGCAACACCCTTGCAAAAGCTGGTCAAAACATTGTTGAGTTAACACTTCAGGTAACACATCTGTAGCTGTTAAATTATCACAGCATTTTAGTCGACAAATCTCTCTTGAATATTTTTCGAGAGTTGTTTACACACTTCCTTTCTTGATTCTACCGGGTGCCTTTCAATCTGACAATATTCACTGCAGACTTAAATGTCGATTTCTGTACAAAGAAGTTGAATTAGGATCAAAATTGATTGACATGatggcagcaactgcaaaaatGAAACCTAGTTTCAAAACGATCATTTAATAGTGGGGCGAAGTCCCTCCTCTTCCGGTGGTCCCAATGGAACCTTAATTCGGAAGAAATATGTACAGTAGTGAAAGTGGAGagacaaaaaatgttttgatcctgctatccaattgcgtatagagtcatttgaactatgcccgttgatcacgcctcttgtgcagtagaaaatacagagcagactccccagactaatgttcaatcttaaaagattgagcttggtctggtgatggCCAGACTAGCTGCTcgtgtgagtaacgttacatcccagtggggtggcagtagctcagtctgtagggagtttggttgggaaccggaggatTGCGGTCCTAGTgtccatacggaccaaagtatggtggtggactggtagctggagaggtgccagttcacctcctgggcactgcaaGCCACCGACTCctcaactgctcggggcgcctgtccATCAGCAGCTgtagccccctcactctgacatctctccatttgtgcatgtataggtactgagcatgtgtgagtAATTCAGGcctatgtgtaatgtgtataataacagAGTGTAATAGGATTAATAAATTACACAacagacatcgtagcttcagcgaGACGTCATCCATGCGACTTTGAAGTGTGTTGTCTatctaattacgtattttcacagtcttatacgGCAACAGTTTAACGGTAAACAGACTTTCGTGACTTGCAAAATTACCAATTAAACTGACAAACATGACatgtgtaatccatggctcaattcaaacaagATCAAAAATAACTTGTCTTTCCCCATTCActattatacatattttttccAAATTAAGGTCCCATTgtggtccaccggaaggggagggacttcgcctctctatgGTTGTTGTGTTCCACTgcagacctacacacacacacacacacactcacacacactcgtcCTCCCCACATTCAGTATGGCTCAGTTTATGCCCATAACTGCTAATTTGATAGCATTTTGCCGTTTCGTGTTGTGTGAATAGGGAGCCAATGTCGGTAAATCTGCAATGACAGTTTGACTGCTGAATATGTAATAACTTTACTACTACAAGTTCCACTCTGTGAACAGAAGTGTTAAAATGAATGCGGTGGAAGCACACAGCACCAGGTTTACAAGTCCGCACATCAAATGTGTAGGCATGACTCGTGAAGGACAgaagctgctgtttttttttattttaaaggagacatatcatgctcattttcaggttcatactagaacatgtttacatgcgttcaaaaacacattcatttatttttctcataaatcatctttttgctcgctctgttttagcgcctgtctctttaagcccacCTCAcgaaagcccagtctgctcggATTGGCTTGTGAGTAAAATATAACACACCTTTGCAAAGGTACACTGATACAAATATCCTgatctactttaaaaaaataaataaatgaaaactacTTTTTGCATCAGATTATTATGTGTAGATCCAACAAGGCTAGTCTTTGAGGGGGTGAGATATCTTTCTCCACCTGAATCCTGATTTTGGtttaaagcgtgatttatgcttccgCGTTAAATCTACGCCATGGCTACGtatgtaggtacgtggagacacgaacCCTACgcccggaccctacgccgttgCCTGACGTGTACCTCTTGTAAAACGTATCTACATGTCGCtcagccgtggcttggtagcattgcgTTTCTCCCGACTcatctcctggttctccttctccataaacaacatgaaaactAGAgctttaacttttcctgctccagagttctgaccgtggtcagaaagaacagaggagacactttgtttctctcactatgactctagagtcactactcgctctgaagcgaATCaacgtcactctctcactcactctaccacacacacacacacacacacacacacacacacacacacacacacatgccggccctgctattctcttaaagagatcgatgcacacaccaacgcacaagtataaacctcaggccacttacgtaggctacggggaaagctctgcgtggagcctccgcaggacTATAAATCATGCTTAAGACGTCAGACTGGGGTCATAGGGACCTCATCCAGCAACCTTGGGCTTTAGGCGACTCACAACACTAACTGTACCCTAACCTGTGGCTCCTCCCACAGAGTTGTGTGGGTGTAACTAAGGAGATTGGCTGGGGTTACATAAATACATCTTGTtaagggaaaaaaaatgcacaatgtCTTGTatttataactatatatatttacGTAAAGATACaaactttttatttagtttttcagtGTAGTTCTCAAGCCATGTGTTGAGATACTCAGATGGCGGGCGGTATATTCTAATGAACCTGTGTGACCTATGAAGGGGAGCCAAATCTGAATGGCTTGACCTGTTAATTCTGATCTAGGCAGCCCACAAAAAACTGACTGggttgttttatttcagttttggGGTTGGTAGGCACTCCATTTACTCAAAAGTACGTGCACAAGGCACTGAAAAGTGATATGTCCCCATTTAAAAGAATGTAACGTAACAGTTCAAATCTTGTTCTCTCCAGATGCACGGCGGCTCGACCAAGTTCTGTGATCTTTACGAGCTGCAGGAGGACATAGGGGTCGGCTCCTACTCCATTTGTAAACGCTGTGTACACCGAGTCTCTGCCATGGACTATGCTGTGAAGGTAGTAagggtttttattttatttttttaaatctactaAGTACCAGtgttcattttctcttttctgcCTCTCTAGTCTTCAGGCCTCCGATGCATTATGTATCATGTTCAATATCAGTAGTTGCATTCATGCTGTCCGACAGCCTTTTATGAAGTTGTTTCTCTCATGGTCAGCACCTCTTGAGTACCTgtgtatgtcttttttttcttttcttttttttttaaataaaaaataatgtaactCCACTCTTACTGCATTTGTAAGCCATTTAGAAGGCTGTGGTTTGAGCTTTAAAGAACTCTGTGGTTTTAAAATCCTGGGGAACTAAATGACTAAGTAAACTAGATGGCCGTAAATTCACAATtttcatatatatttttcattatgtgTGGGTTCATAAAAGCTTCTGAATGTGTGAATGCAATTGAGGAAAATGAAGAAAGCGTTTCTATTGTGGTTAGTATGGCCAACAGACCAGCAGGGGGAAGCACCGCTTCAAGCTACTGAAACCATAATGCTGCTTCTAATATCGAAGCTAGTTTAGATTGTTAAATGCTTTAATTCTTTGCCAGTGCACTCTGTAATTTGACTCACTGCTCATATCTGTGTTTCCACGTGTCTCAGATTATAGACAAAAGTAAGAGGGACCCCTCTGAAGAGATCGAGATCCTGATGCGATACGGACAGCATCCCAACATCATCACTCTGAAAGACGTCAGTAACCTTTGTGTGTGCGAGCATTTCACGGCAGTAAAGTTTGTAGTTTGTCACCATACTGACAGGTCGTctctctacgtgtgtgtgtgtgtgtgtgtgtgtgtgtgtgtgtgtgtgtgtgcgcgcgcatgtgtCAGGTGTATGACGAGGGCAGGTATGTATACCTGGTGACGGAGCTGATGAAGGGAGGGGAGCTGCTGGATAAGATCCTCAGGCAGAAGTTTTTCTCTGAGAGAGAGGCCAGTGCTGTGCTCTACACCATCACCAAGACTGTTGACTACCTCCACTGCCAAGGGGTGAGGAAACACTTGTGTACATATTGGAGCACAAGTGAAAAATGTGATATCTTCTTCTctaatgttttttcttcttcttctcctccttcacCAGGTGGTACACCGAGACCTGAAGCCCAGTAACATCCTATACATGGATGACTCGGGAAATCCCGACTCCATCAGGATCTGTGACTTTGGATTCGCCAAGCAGCTTCGGGGAGGCAACGGCCTGCTGCTCACCCCCTGTTACACCGCCAACTTTGTGGCACCAGAGGTGAGAGGGGAGAAAGCATTtcagaatatccagaagttaaagcccgagcaagaacaatctttgctgagttttgttggtggccatgatgttgtggccctcctccccacagggttcgggaacagtttgattttccagcttgctccgttagtggtgaagaagttagctaaggctaacgctagcgataagccttgtcggtctcccctcttgttgcacatgacatatactctgacactctggggtgtgcctgataatcaggcacaccccagagtgtcaaattatatgggagctgtaccacttttaatttgggtttgatgtttagaccaaaaagcatggatttcaagcgtttcttcagccacttctgtctacaacagttgagaacccttttgcaattatgtaagcacataatgccatctgaaaactgctgccctgattaaaaaaaaaacaatgcaactgatctcagctggtattctgtctggaatggagtggaatggacatttctaagtgaccccaaacttttgaccagtagtgtacgtcacgaccaaacgttagcgttggttatggcagatccagagtggctctgggcagatccaatagttttaaacttcaacagagtacctgccttcaaggaagttaacacttcgtcagtggagagtggccaggctctctgtacaaatgaaatggaccagtctggtaggaccaggctaacgatttcctgcatgtcttccccctctctctcctttctcacctagctgtcctgtccattaaaggcagaaaagcccctaaaaaaatctttaaaaaagaagaaaaaaaaaaaaagggtgagCACATTACCCCAGTTTTAGCCtcgctccactggcttcctgtccctTTTAGGATTGATTttattgcttgtttttaaagattttaaatGAGTTGTCGCCTTCTTATTTATCGGAGCTTTTACCTGTCCACGCTCCTGTCAAAGCACTGCTGTCGtccaatcagatgctcctcAATGTTCCCAGATCCAGGTTTAAAAGCTGGCCGAGCCTTTTCAGTGGCTGCTCCAAAACTCTGGAATAGTTTACCTATTTAAATAAGAACTGCTCGGACCGCTGGAACCTTCAAGTGCTTGCTTAAGACCCACTTCTATTTGTTGGTTTTCAATTCAAGTTGAGTTTTGACACCTTGACCTTTTTCTActgtttatttagttttgtgtattgtttgtgtatattatcctttttttcttttctttttttttttaagcttgttaagcactttgttCAACTACggttatttttaaatgtgctatataagtAAATttgaactaaactaaaatatataGTGAAAGCGATATAATGTGGGAGAGGATAGGGAGTAAGCATATAAAGAAGAggtttttagttttatttttgtaattccCATTGTCAATATAAGTCCCTAATGGTTTGcctttctttgtttgtgtggGTCCAGGTACTAATGCGCCAAGGTTATGATGCAGCCTGTGATATATGGAGTCTTGGAGTTCTACTGTATACCATGCTAGCAGGGTAAGACTGCACTAAAACAACAACCTGTTGGATAATTTGGCTTAAATGTGGGAGGGAATGATTAATCGTGAAATGTCCAAATGTCTTAAACCAGTCTAATGACGTGCAAAGATGGAGCTCAAAGTAGTCTACATCACTGCTCTGCTTACTTTCTTTGCTTGTGCCATATGCGTTCTGGAgcactttttaaactttttagttGCAAATTTCTGATAAGTAATTGTCAAAGTGCCAAAGACTAGTATACAATAGAATCTGTGAATTGAAATACAGCATGTGTTTTCCTAATGTCTTCTTTTTGCCCGTCAGGTACACGCCGTTTGCTAACGGGCCAAACGACACACCAGAAGAGATTCTTCTCCGGATAGGATCTGGAAAGTTCTCTTTGACAGGTGGCAACTGGGATACTGTATCAGACACCTCCAAggtacacacactgacactctGTCGCTTCACACAGGCGGCGTGTATTTGAAGCTAATTTTCATTATTACTGCGACTTTAAAGCATATTTTCTAGATCTTCTTAGTCTTATATTGTTgattttctttccctctcttttcatgtctgtaaagcactttgtacacctttttttttaattttttttatttattttttatttttttttcaaggtgctacataacttaatttaataaaaaaagctgTAATATTTTAGATTTGATCCGATTTGGATGGATCTGTTTCATTCTGTGATTGTGCAGAGGAGCTGTGTTGTAAACAGCTTTGTTGTTCCCTCATACATTGTGTGTAGAGCTGTTTCCAAATTTCGAAATTTTGCTGTACGATTAattcagaaataattgcgattaacaatataattgtctctttcagtcaaattttaaatatatatttatttattactttttaaacaaattcaagttttgaatgaattccagcaTACATATTTTAGTTCTGTccctgtcatgtgacccagataatgtaaaaGTCTATAAAGTAaacaacgcctctttattattataacacattttttctaactgtatccccccttttcatttttgttgctatgaacgtgtataggctcaagtgccaacaactaacacttgaaataataaaaatatatagtcaGCAAGCATATAATCACTTAGcctatataattacaatttggcatatcgaAACAAAATTAACAATTGCCAGTCATACACCgtaagaccttagctaatgtcagCAATTAactgcggttaaacaaagaaactgctattatgtataaaaaaaaatggacaattatgtaataattgttacaggcctaattGAGGCCCTCCATGTACGTTTAAGACTGGATGTTATTATGTATATTCTATGTTCCAGGACTTGCTGTCCCATATGCTCCATGTGGACCCTCACCAGCGATACACCGCGGCGCAGGTTCTCAAGCATTCCTGGATCACCTGCAGAGATACGCTACCACACTACCAGCTCACACGCCATGACGCACCGCACCTCGTCAAGGTGGGTGTATACATCCTCCTACTCAACACacggacagagacacagaagcAGAAACACAGCCTCCATCATTTGCTACCATGTAGTCGAATTTAAAGGCAGGTTGTACCTTCTAGAGATGcgatgtaactaagtacatttactcaagtactgtacttaagtacaaatttgagctacttgtactgtacttgaggcttctctttttatgtcactttctacttctgctccgctacatctcagagagaaatattgcacgttttactccactacattcatctgacagcttattttacaaattaggatttttgcacacaaaacacatgtagtttataaaaaataaaatttaactacccaacaatataacggcctacaagtccagctgaaatgattagattattaaacacttagttgattgacagaacagtttggatcgtttccagtctctaaaatgtgaagattttctgcattgagtacttttaatacttttaagtacattttcctgatgatacttacatactttaacttaagtaacattATCAATGCAGGACATTTACTCTAGTAAACTAGTTAAACTAGTAACAGAGtactgtatttttacattgtggtattagtacttttacttaagtaaaggatctgaatacttcttccaccactagtTGGGACACATGTTCTCCCATGTGTTGGCCTAATGGGTAAAGCCCCTTTACTCAGAGTTTCTAAACATGGAACCACACCATTTCTCCGAACCAGAAGAAGGTCTGAGCTCTGCTACATGATGTCATACCCTTGCAGTGCCTCTTGACATATAATGCTTGGGGATTCAGATACTTCTAACCTCATCTAATACTAATAGCAGATCCAACAGAGCAGATGTGTCCATCCTTCTATCTTATCTTGCCACCTTTCCAGGTCAGATGCTTCTTTTCAAATGGAACTCATCAGGTCCTATTTTTGACACAACCTATTTGGCACTCAAGTGGTTCACAAGAGCAATGTTGCTAGgcgactgacaacaaaaaaGTATGTTGccttgttcattttttttcaaaaatggtgAATCATTCTTTTTGAACTCCAGCACTAAGTTTGGATGGATAGGATAAAGAAGGTAGATGACAAAAAactgacataaaaaaaatgaaaggaacTTTAATGGGTACCAACATCAAAACATCAGCTTACATCACAAATTGTGACCTGGAAGCTCTCAGAAATGTTCCACTTATAGAGTCATGAGAACCCTCACCATGACCACACTTGAAGGCACAATAAGTCAGAGTAAAAACAGCACAACAGAGCAGCCTGATCATCCTTCCCCCCATTAACTCCCTTCATCTCCCTCTGCTGGATCCCCAAGCACTCCCAACTGAGTGCTGCAGTCTCTATCACTCCGTCGTCCTCTACAGAGAGACGTTGTCTGGGCAGCGTCCTTGCTGTATATATAGAGGCGCTCTGATAGTGCTGAACTCTCACTCAAACATGCAGAGAGAGGCCAGCCACCCTTCACAGGAAGCTGCTTCTATCTgtgatttcccccccccccttccttcaGATGCAACCCAAAGCCTGTGATCATAGGTGAGGGTCGGAACAAAGATCAACATTAAATTGAGAGCTTCACTTTGTGTCTCAGTTCCCTCCTCACCACTTTAACTACACACAGTCATGTTGACCCTCAGCATATCACCTAAACATCTAACTTGGTCCCATCATTCCTCTTTCTCACTGCATGTTCTGTAGAGATGTTTATTCATGTAATGCAACAGGTAAGCAGACATGGCAGACTTCTGTATTACTTCTGGCTTTTGGTGGAAATATTTTTTATAGGTACCACTCAGAAAtacagggccctatcttgcacccagcgcagcgcaaaacccgacgcagttgtcagtttcccgtccagcgcccacattatttaaatagcaaatgcacctgtgcccatctgtgcacccatgggcatgctggtcttacagggaggtgtgttcaggtgcattctgggcgtgctggtcttacagggaggtgtgttcaggtgcattctgggtgtgctggtcttacagggaggtgtgttcaggtgcattctgggcgtattgctatcttgaggcagcggaaagtgattgtgccattgaccaacaaaaacctggtctaaagtcaataacacagcatttcattgttattagTAAAATGCACGTGCAcgctatgcttgttacacacacagggacgcactttagcacacaaacatgcagaagataaaaaatttaaatattacaatgtgaaatagtattatgatatgatctgctcgcgcACTTTCACTTCAAGCACGatcagatcagtttcttctcctgaacatctctccttcctgctcagtAAATCctcatcataatagcaatgctccaaggtccaaacacgcctggcttttaaagggaatgggagatgatctctgattggtttattgcatgatACGCCCAAAACTCACCAATAATTATTTTggcactaagtacaacccttttgaaccatgcacccggcacaccgACCCTTTTTTTTCCGCCATTAAACTAGAAAAAGTGGTtttg
Proteins encoded:
- the rps6kal gene encoding ribosomal protein S6 kinase alpha-6 isoform X3, which gives rise to MYSLAYPKSSYQVMFTEEDVKFYLAELALALNHLHSLGIVYRDLKPENILLDEAGHIKLTDFGLSKESVDVDKKAYSFCGTVEYMAPEVVNRRGHTQSADWWSLGVLMFEMLTGTLPFQGKDRNETMNMILKAKLGMPQFLSLEAQSLLRMLFKRNPSNRLGAGPDGVEEIKRHTFFSTIDWNKLYRRELQPPFKPAAGKPDDTFCFDPEFTAKTPKDSPGIPPSANAHQLFKGFSFVAPNPMDENKSSPLLSILPIVQMHGGSTKFCDLYELQEDIGVGSYSICKRCVHRVSAMDYAVKVIIDKSKRDPSEEIEILMRYGQHPNIITLKDVYDEGRYVYLVTELMKGGELLDKILRQKFFSEREASAVLYTITKTVDYLHCQGVVHRDLKPSNILYMDDSGNPDSIRICDFGFAKQLRGGNGLLLTPCYTANFVAPEVLMRQGYDAACDIWSLGVLLYTMLAGYTPFANGPNDTPEEILLRIGSGKFSLTGGNWDTVSDTSKDLLSHMLHVDPHQRYTAAQVLKHSWITCRDTLPHYQLTRHDAPHLVKGAMAATYSALSQKTSQPVLEPVAASSLAQRRSMKKLTSTDM
- the rps6kal gene encoding ribosomal protein S6 kinase alpha-6 isoform X1; the encoded protein is MEVNSVCSEVNGHEIMDEPMEEGESFSHCDEGTYEEIPITHHVKEGCEKADPSQFELLKVLGQGSFGKVFLVRKIVGPDAGQLYAMKVLKKASLKVRDRVRTKMERDILVEVNHPFIVKLHYAFQTEGKLYLILDFLRGGDVFTRLSKEVMFTEEDVKFYLAELALALNHLHSLGIVYRDLKPENILLDEAGHIKLTDFGLSKESVDVDKKAYSFCGTVEYMAPEVVNRRGHTQSADWWSLGVLMFEMLTGTLPFQGKDRNETMNMILKAKLGMPQFLSLEAQSLLRMLFKRNPSNRLGAGPDGVEEIKRHTFFSTIDWNKLYRRELQPPFKPAAGKPDDTFCFDPEFTAKTPKDSPGIPPSANAHQLFKGFSFVAPNPMDENKSSPLLSILPIVQMHGGSTKFCDLYELQEDIGVGSYSICKRCVHRVSAMDYAVKVIIDKSKRDPSEEIEILMRYGQHPNIITLKDVYDEGRYVYLVTELMKGGELLDKILRQKFFSEREASAVLYTITKTVDYLHCQGVVHRDLKPSNILYMDDSGNPDSIRICDFGFAKQLRGGNGLLLTPCYTANFVAPEVLMRQGYDAACDIWSLGVLLYTMLAGYTPFANGPNDTPEEILLRIGSGKFSLTGGNWDTVSDTSKDLLSHMLHVDPHQRYTAAQVLKHSWITCRDTLPHYQLTRHDAPHLVKGAMAATYSALSQKTSQPVLEPVAASSLAQRRSMKKLTSTDM
- the rps6kal gene encoding ribosomal protein S6 kinase alpha-6 isoform X2 codes for the protein MEVNSVCSEVNGHEIMDEPMEEGESFSHCDEGTYEEIPITHHVKEGCEKADPSQFELLKVLGQGSFGKVFLVRKIVGPDAGQLYAMKVLKKASLKVRDRVRTKMERDILVEVNHPFIVKLHYAFQTEGKLYLILDFLRGGDVFTRLSKEVMFTEEDVKFYLAELALALNHLHSLGIVYRDLKPENILLDEAGHIKLTDFGLSKESVDVDKKAYSFCGTVEYMAPEVVNRRGHTQSADWWSLGVLMFEMLTGTLPFQGKDRNETMNMILKAKLGMPQFLSLEAQSLLRMLFKRNPSNRLGAGPDGVEEIKRHTFFSTIDWNKLYRRELQPPFKPAAGKPDDTFCFDPEFTAKTPKDSPGIPPSANAHQLFKGFSFVAPNPMDENKSSPLLSILPIVQMHGGSTKFCDLYELQEDIGVGSYSICKRCVHRVSAMDYAVKIIDKSKRDPSEEIEILMRYGQHPNIITLKDVYDEGRYVYLVTELMKGGELLDKILRQKFFSEREASAVLYTITKTVDYLHCQGVVHRDLKPSNILYMDDSGNPDSIRICDFGFAKQLRGGNGLLLTPCYTANFVAPEVLMRQGYDAACDIWSLGVLLYTMLAGYTPFANGPNDTPEEILLRIGSGKFSLTGGNWDTVSDTSKDLLSHMLHVDPHQRYTAAQVLKHSWITCRDTLPHYQLTRHDAPHLVKGAMAATYSALSQKTSQPVLEPVAASSLAQRRSMKKLTSTDM